The following are encoded together in the Janthinobacterium sp. Marseille genome:
- the atpA gene encoding F0F1 ATP synthase subunit alpha: MQLNPSEISELIKSRIQGLGDTAEIRNQGTVISVSDGICRIHGLSDVMQGEMLEFPGNTFGLALNLERDSVGAVILGEYEHISEGDTVKCTGRILEVPIGPELCGRVVNALGQPIDGKGPINTKLTTPIEKIAPGVIARQSVDQPMQTGIKAIDAMVPIGRGQRELIIGDRQTGKTAVAIDAIINQKGQGVTCIYVAIGQKASSIKNIVRALEQHGAMEYTIVVAATASESAAMQFVSAYSGCAMGEYFRDRGEDALIVYDDLSKQAVAYRQVSLLLRRPPGREAFPGDVFYLHSRLLERAARVNADYVEAFTKGAVKGKTGSLTALPIIETQAGDVSAFVPTNVISITDGQIFLETSLFNSGVRPAINAGISVSRVGGAAQTKVIKGLSGGIRTDLAQYRELAAFAQFASDLDASTRKQLDRGARVTELLKQAQYAPLSTSLMAVSLFAVNKGYFDDLEVKQVLAFESGLHGFMKSSHAALLQKIEDTKKLEKDDEAVLAAAIADFKKSF, from the coding sequence ATGCAACTCAACCCGTCTGAAATCAGCGAACTGATCAAGAGCCGGATTCAAGGGCTCGGCGACACAGCTGAGATTCGCAATCAAGGCACGGTCATTTCCGTGTCCGACGGTATCTGCCGCATCCACGGTCTGTCCGACGTTATGCAAGGCGAGATGCTGGAGTTCCCAGGCAACACGTTCGGCCTCGCGCTGAACCTGGAGCGTGACTCCGTCGGTGCCGTTATCTTGGGTGAATACGAACACATTTCCGAAGGCGATACAGTTAAATGTACCGGTCGCATTCTGGAAGTGCCGATTGGTCCGGAACTGTGTGGCCGTGTGGTCAATGCACTGGGTCAGCCAATCGATGGTAAGGGTCCAATCAACACCAAGTTGACCACCCCTATCGAAAAAATCGCTCCAGGCGTTATCGCCCGTCAATCCGTTGATCAACCGATGCAAACCGGTATCAAGGCTATTGACGCGATGGTGCCTATCGGCCGCGGCCAACGTGAATTGATCATTGGCGATCGTCAAACTGGTAAAACAGCTGTTGCGATCGATGCCATCATCAACCAAAAAGGCCAGGGCGTAACATGTATCTATGTTGCGATCGGTCAAAAAGCATCGTCGATCAAAAACATCGTGCGCGCACTTGAGCAGCACGGCGCAATGGAATACACGATCGTGGTTGCTGCAACCGCATCGGAATCCGCTGCGATGCAATTCGTATCGGCCTACTCCGGCTGCGCGATGGGCGAATACTTCCGCGACCGCGGTGAAGATGCGCTGATCGTGTATGACGATTTGTCGAAACAAGCTGTTGCGTACCGTCAGGTTTCCCTGCTGTTGCGCCGTCCACCAGGCCGTGAAGCGTTCCCTGGCGACGTGTTCTATCTCCACAGCCGTTTGCTCGAACGCGCAGCACGTGTTAACGCCGACTACGTCGAAGCGTTCACCAAAGGTGCCGTTAAAGGTAAAACCGGTTCGTTGACAGCATTGCCTATCATCGAAACACAAGCAGGCGACGTTTCCGCATTCGTTCCAACCAACGTAATTTCGATTACCGACGGTCAGATCTTCCTGGAAACATCCTTGTTCAACTCGGGTGTACGTCCTGCGATTAACGCCGGTATCTCGGTGTCGCGCGTTGGTGGTGCAGCTCAAACCAAAGTCATCAAGGGCTTGTCCGGCGGTATCCGTACCGACTTGGCGCAATACCGTGAATTGGCAGCGTTTGCGCAGTTCGCTTCCGACCTCGATGCTTCGACCCGCAAACAACTGGACCGCGGTGCACGCGTTACAGAATTGTTGAAACAGGCACAGTACGCACCATTGTCGACTTCGTTGATGGCGGTTTCGCTGTTCGCGGTCAACAAGGGTTATTTCGATGACCTCGAAGTTAAGCAAGTACTCGCGTTTGAATCGGGTCTGCACGGTTTCATGAAGTCCAGCCACGCAGCATTGCTGCAAAAAATCGAAGACACCAAAAAGCTCGAGAAAGACGACGAAGCTGTATTGGCTGCTGCGATTGCTGATTTCAAAAAATCGTTCTGA
- a CDS encoding F0F1 ATP synthase subunit delta produces MAELATIARPYAEALFRVAKAADLNSWANLVSEMAQVAANPDVYALAHNPKVSDDLISSTFISALKSPVGAEAKNFINMLVQNDRLTLLPEIATQFHALKNAQEGAADAEIVSAFELSSAQLTELVATLEKKFGRKLNPTVTVDGALIGGVRVVVGDEVLDTSVRAKLQQMQVALTA; encoded by the coding sequence ATGGCCGAACTCGCAACGATTGCCCGTCCTTACGCCGAAGCTCTGTTCCGTGTGGCGAAAGCTGCCGATCTGAATAGCTGGGCTAATCTGGTCTCCGAAATGGCACAGGTTGCTGCGAATCCCGATGTATATGCATTGGCGCACAACCCTAAAGTGTCGGACGACCTGATCAGCAGCACATTCATTTCGGCGCTCAAATCGCCGGTTGGCGCTGAAGCGAAAAACTTCATCAACATGCTGGTGCAAAACGACCGCTTGACGCTGTTGCCGGAAATCGCGACTCAGTTCCACGCATTGAAAAATGCGCAAGAAGGCGCAGCTGACGCAGAAATCGTCAGCGCGTTTGAACTGTCGTCAGCGCAGTTGACCGAACTGGTCGCAACGCTGGAAAAGAAATTCGGCCGCAAGCTCAACCCGACAGTCACCGTTGATGGTGCACTGATTGGTGGTGTGCGCGTCGTTGTCGGTGATGAAGTGCTCGACACCTCGGTGCGCGCGAAACTGCAACAGATGCAAGTTGCGTTGACTGCGTAA
- a CDS encoding F0F1 ATP synthase subunit B — MNLNATLIAQFVVFFILAGFTMKFVWPPLMNALDERAKKIADGLAAAERGKSDLAVAEKRAQAELASAQEAGQKRISDAEKRGQSIIEEAKKTAAEEAARILAAAKADADQQVTQVREALRDQVATLAVKGAEQILKREVNATVHADLLNQLKAEL, encoded by the coding sequence ATGAACTTAAATGCAACTTTGATTGCGCAGTTCGTGGTCTTCTTCATCCTGGCAGGCTTCACGATGAAATTCGTGTGGCCGCCACTGATGAATGCGCTCGATGAGCGCGCCAAGAAGATCGCGGATGGTTTGGCAGCAGCCGAACGTGGCAAGTCTGATCTGGCTGTCGCTGAAAAGCGCGCCCAGGCAGAACTCGCTTCCGCGCAAGAAGCAGGTCAAAAGCGTATCAGCGATGCTGAGAAGCGCGGCCAAAGCATTATTGAAGAAGCCAAGAAAACTGCTGCTGAAGAAGCTGCACGTATCCTGGCCGCTGCTAAAGCAGATGCAGATCAGCAAGTTACCCAGGTTCGCGAAGCATTGCGTGACCAGGTCGCTACCCTGGCAGTTAAGGGCGCTGAGCAAATCCTGAAGCGCGAAGTCAATGCTACTGTCCACGCCGATCTGTTGAACCAACTGAAAGCCGAGCTGTAA